One genomic region from Labeo rohita strain BAU-BD-2019 chromosome 7, IGBB_LRoh.1.0, whole genome shotgun sequence encodes:
- the ank2b gene encoding ankyrin-2b isoform X32 — protein sequence MEEYKLRQRQTTLSDFGHTLLESENAEPDFNELSVELKQDSEDYVTSPVSSTVHFFTSQSNEKTEIASTSPSKYEGALPKKPSESEEYIQRHVEEVSDRFYRTLFGESYVSSELCKKSVIVETYENEISSVDGGNCNIIPVCVQESSDVSKETDVNWFGISELSTKGAQSLTQIISSPLQQSSMSAVLVSGTDITEKITPTTLNQMSLDSVTEQPHILPLLITDSGSSEARVEIAVPVTLTRPTDAECTKTECTTSLSANAVECRPLTPVSLTSQDELRSLSPDIEFEYFDNFGMTSSEYRSSPESMDSLPLDSPVPFEYRPSSPDSCILMAELRVSSPESVTSENDCTFLSVDSPLPDFRPGTPLPTFENETPEFTIYIEEYKTLHAPGEQTDPLTGYAEDSLGAYCLELTDDTERPISPGSVLFCRSLSPESNRSWSPMSINSDILDSEHPTEKSFESYTPSPYAFLTELRLSSPESTASVNEYRVLPPDSPIPCFAIELQSDSSALMTGYRSPSLNSEISDVDSDLISLQCLAGSRPSSPESTVSINSQRCLSPDSPLPSFTQTVLEIFIPTKLYKSHSFESDLSDNENEPISEVLPETRISSPESFTSINEYRPLSPDSPLPVYRTTFHFNVIQFGSQRDSSPELETSDTEYSLCEPLICEPRPQSPESVILDPEYAPLSTAIVESVTSEGEPIEMLATEPAKSLYNEEQHLSELLKSKDTFMSKSMLSNRIAKIFDPHYKGVSMLVSGDVSTTLQSPQEIYSPRTESHIHYSFEQNIPVAIATHTVIMPLTGSRPSSPESVTLDVEDELCPPDLFPDQRSDSPQSIISEIEIRPLSPDSPVPQFMTLFPQSTLPVTGLRSCSPQSLCSEDTECEPCLEDLLNIEYRPDSPDSVLSDTDKRPLSPDSLPEWRPMSPDSAMLLKEIRGDSPQSNGSINECRPLSSDSPTPQYFPAVFESVSVTDYRSSSPESALSDKDFELSIFTLDSSLESTESISDERPDFRSLSPDSPIIQYCTFQFEPTMVTSHISPSPESVLSDTDVQDDLFDDMMIDLRRSSSESITSLNKNRPLSPDSPIPEFTIALHTVIMSLTGSRPSSPESITLDVENELCQSDLNPEQRSDSPQSTVSEIEIRPLSPDSPVPQFMTLLPQSTLPITGIRSCSPQSLCSEDTECEPYLEDFLNIEYRPDSPDSVLSDTDKRPLSPDSLPEWRPMSPDSAMLLKEIRGDSPQSNGSINECRPLSSDSPTPQYFPAVFESVSVTDYRSSSPESALSDEDFELNIFTLDSSPESTESINDERPDFRCLSPDSPVSQYYTFHFVPTILTGYTSLSPESVLSEIDMQTDIFDGLVTDLRRSSWESIASIDENRALSPDSPFPDFTPSTQSFIMPDIGSCPTSPELDCVDDENTLCQTDLNSEQRPDSPQSVISETGDIPLSSDSPVPQFSVFFSQITLPVLGRGSCSPQSLCSGTTEYEPSFENMFIRGSSPQSIESMNECRSPDSPVPHYSELFIEPRPIKGHGSSSPESMTSDVGYELEVSASKCQYGFPSVDSVSENESTSGEIKSHLAYFRASSPDSDTLVNDFKLLSPDSPVPQYFPAVFESVPYNRSLSDYISPSPESELSEEELNVLTTDASPESIIEGRSLSPDSPIPMPDSPIPQYYSSHFEPTMVTGYRSTSTQTILSEIEMQADVFDDSLMDLRTSSPESTTLATENGPLSPDSPVPDFTPSTYTFFIPESDSLSTSSVSLGDENELYPSDLSIGQRPDSPESVISEIEPRPVSPDSVSDYRPVPPHTAMPVVDASPEFFTSLEECRTLPPDFLQQFSYIHKMSEINVCRSESSESPSSETDIELWVIASQATEQRPSSPESIMSLNENRPLSPDSPIYDFKSSVFVNVTPKAIYRSSSLESVSSDVEFDMASFASEEVTWTENRPLSPASREISPVDPCHLEVEHNHTDEQSPQSLGQELASNVRYLPLHKTFTMVPEYKLVYKAVPLALISNLYDPQYRGETFCPKPGVFEYAGCKKETFKTISKIKANNEWTEQHNYDISNNDISYSETSSPFDTSSLESHVQPEQAFSTDSLFYYTSLNACLMDSSDRRASSPESYTSINEYRQLSPESPIPNHRTLLSWAESLVESRPSSPETIFSVNEFRSLSPDSPIPEYLTPSPVPNEHTSKSSEVLMQQKSILSPLSPSVCNDESSDIGSVCPESYSSWYPLPQWIMSENRPLSSVSDFSDTDSRSLSPQMFCFETELRNPSPEAATSDIELTETIIPESSVFETYYQPESPESVIIESEDEFYENLNDLSFSDIDESTNDLPVLKNDSASLNLVTFEPCMEQIEFPCEIEELQSVSEIRIECSFDDGLKPNASRDIASEQKQKDTESVTKTITYCEEQDITTATSASANEETSKGLKIHETDEKRHMESPQQQKEDLGHDLRKLAPQDDKERDNASEDIHLVPHVKDLSLEPQLKLTASLLTSEALREPYLATCVSNIPEHNRSQPTFDLKAHKSTPSSSPEEPKASNVLQEVNSFQFYLKDSHRRVELNQIDSSAFRLGLESRDYKNLPSRSVKTPSTGTQVSLADLSPISPMFNTSSSNQGNSPESHATGTVQFSPDFKCVVSKFEQKSPSLGGDKPKLSLAFPGTYPLVAAMTPCTLEEAKDLKASEMPTELTGDQMQLDATAVLDIESPLYSLNLKARPRPVHADSIESEAEFFDCRQTFSDTSDPDVGSSEVLDVPQTIYHVEELPSLSSSPEYLTGISKIREDAQLEKDERPLSWASEDLPIILEPEDEYTGEVGEEKTFPYDYTGDHSIAEELTPIEEAQYDDDDDSLGREIAEELGLLSDSSEEEVLTTRVVRRRVVIQGDEMPEIPPQTVTEEKYTDEYGNMVVKKITRKVIRKYVSADGVEREEVMLEGPQQEAVTVDEADGFSKVVKRTVVRSGGEQTEVTFSEPLSYIGATSSEFEEEPVQGRKVSKVIKTMVVQGERMEKLIGDPSLSSDLPSAKDDFEKALSYVGSFGKVHLPHLVEREMVKEDGSVVRRTRMHKTRTQKSTVVKDGQAKQTHLERLEDTPDSLRPDDLQQHLHQLLQRYCTPEVTEEPNVEQDSDAGEQDKQ from the exons ATGGAAGAGTACAAGCTGAGACAGAGACAAACAACTCTGTCAGATTTTGGGCACACCCTGTTGGAATCTGAAAATGCAGAGCCAGATTTTAATGAGTTGTCTGTGGAACTCAAGCAAGATTCTGAAGACTATGTTACCTCACCTGTCTCCAGTACAGTACATTTCTTTACATCTCAATCAAATGAAAAGACAGAAATTGCATCTACTTCACCAAGTAAATATGAGGGTGCACTTCCAAAGAAACCAAGTGAGAGTGAGGAGTATATACAGCGTCACGTTGAGGAAGTTTCTGACAGATTCTATAGAACACTTTTTGGTGAAAGTTATGTCTCATCTGAGCTGTGTAAAAAGAGTGTAATTGTAGAgacttatgaaaatgaaatttcttcTGTGGATGGAGGGAATTGTAACATAATTCCTGTCTGTGTACAAGAATCTTCGGATGTTTCCAAAGAGACTGATGTTAATTGGTTTGGAATCTCAGAATTGTCCACCAAAGGAGCACAAAGCTTAACTCAAATAATTTCTAGTCCTCTTCAACAATCTAGCATGTCTGCTGTACTTGTAAGTGGAACAGACATTACAGAGAAGATTACCCCTACTACACTCAATCAAATGTCACTTGATTCAGTTACTGAGCAGCCACATATATTACCACTTCTGATAACTGATTCAGGTTCTTCAGAAGCAAGGGTTGAAATAGCTGTACCAGTTACTCTAACCAGACCAACGGATGCGGAATGCACTAAAACTGAATGTACAACCTCATTATCAGCTAATGCTGTGGAGTGTAGACCTCTTACACCTGTATCTTTAACATCCCAGGATGAGCTAAGATCATTGTCACCAGATATAGAGTTTGAATATTTTGATAACTTTGGAATGACTTCATCTGAATATAGATCATCACCAGAATCAATGGACTCTTTGCCATTAGACTCACCGGTACCATTTGAATATAGACCGTCTTCTCCAGACTCTTGCATATTAATGGCTGAATTAAGGGTATCTTCACCTGAATCTGTAACTTCAGAAAATGACTGCACTTTTCTCTCTGTTGACTCTCCATTGCCTGATTTTAGGCCAGGTACACCTTTGCCAACTTTTGAAAATGAGACACCTGAATTTACAATCTATATTGAAGAATACAAAACATTACATGCACCTGGTGAACAAACAGACCCTCTAACAGGATATGCTGAAGATTCACTAGGAGCATATTGTTTGGAGTTGACAGATGACACAGAAAGACCTATTTCACCTGGTTCTGTGCTTTTCTGCCGATCATTATCACCTGAATCAAATAGATCTTGGTCTCCTATGTCCatcaattctgacattttagaTAGCGAACACCCCActgaaaaaagttttgaaagctATACTCCGTCTCCTTACGCATTTTTGACCGAATTAAGACTATCATCTCCAGAATCAACAGCATCTGTAAATGAATATAGGGTACTTCCCCCTGATTCCCCAATTCCTTGTTTTGCAATAGAACTGCAAAGTGACTCTTCAGCACTCATGACAGGATACAGATCACCATCACTAAATTCTGAAATTTCAGATGTAGACTCTGATCTGATATCATTACAGTGTCTAGCTGGAAGTCGACCATCATCCCCTGAATCAACTGTGTCTATCAATAGCCAGAGATGCCTTTCCCCTGATTCTCCTCTTCCCAGTTTTACTCAAACAGTGTTGGAAATTTTCATACCTACTAAACTGTATAAATCTCATTCATTTGAGTCAGACCTCTCAGATAATGAAAACGAACCAATATCAGAAGTACTGCCTGAAACCAGAATATCATCTCCTGAATCATTTACATCGATAAATGAATACAGACCCCTTTCACCTGATTCACCTTTGCCTGTATATAGAACCACATTTCACTTTAATGTCATCCAATTTGGGAGCCAGAGAGACTCGTCTCCTGAATTAGAAACATCTGATACTGAATATTCACTCTGTGAGCCCTTGATCTGTGAACCAAGACCACAATCCCCAGAATCAGTCATTTTAGATCCTGAATATGCTCCTTTGTCCACAGCTATAGTAGAAAGTGTTACTTCTGAAGGTGAGCCAATAGAAATGTTAGCTACTGAACCCGCTAAATCACTATACAATGAGGAACAACACTTGAGTGAATTGTTAAAATCAAAGGATACTTTTATGTCTAAAAGTATGCTCAGCAATCGCATTGCCAAAATATTTGATCCACACTACAAAGGCGTCTCAATGCTTGTTTCTGGAGATGTTTCAACAACTTTACAAAGTCCACAAGAAATATACTCCCCCCGTACAGAATCCCACATTCACTATTCTTTTGAACAAAACATACCTGTCGCAATAGCAACACACACAGTTATCATGCCACTTACAGGCTCTCGACCATCCTCTCCAGAATCAGTCACACTGGATGTTGAAGATGAATTGTGTCCGCCCGACCTTTTTCCAGACCAAAGATCTGATTCTCCTCAGTCTATAATATCAGAGATTGAGATTAGACCACTGTCCCCTGACTCACCTGTACCTCAATTCATGACATTATTCCCTCAGAGTACTTTGCCAGTAACAGGAC TTAGATCATGTTCACCTCAGTCGCTGTGCTCAGAGGACACGGAATGTGAACCTTGCCTTGAAGATTTGCTAAATATAGAATATCGACCAGATTCCCCTGATTCAGTTTTATCAGATACTGACAAAAGACCACTTTCTCCAGACTCCTTGCCTGAATGGAGACCCATGTCACCGGACTCTGCCATGCTTTTGAAAGAGATTAGAGGGGATTCTCCACAGTCTAATGGGTCAATAAATGAATGCAGACCCCTATCTTCAGACTCACCTACACCACAGTATTTTCCAGCAGTCTTTGAATCTGTTTCTGTAACAGATTATAGGTCCTCATCCCCTGAATCTGCATTATCAGATAAGGATTTCGAATTAAGCATTTTCACCCTAGATTCTTCTCTAGAATCAACAGAATCTATAAGTGATGAAAGGCCTGACTTTAGATCTTTGTCACCTGATTCACCAATAATTCAGTATTGTACCTTTCAGTTTGAACCAACAATGGTAACAAGTCATATATCACCATCACCTGAATCAGTACTATCAGACACAGATGTACAGGACGATTTATTTGATGACATGATGATTGATCTTAGAAGGTCCTCATCAGAGTCAATCACATcacttaataaaaacagaccTCTGTCCCCTGATTCACCTATTCCTGAGTTCACAATAGCCTTACACACTGTAATCATGTCACTCACAGGGTCTCGACCATCTTCTCCAGAATCTATCACTTTGGATGTTGAAAATGAGTTGTGTCAATCTGACCTTAATCCAGAGCAAAGATCTGACTCTCCTCAGTCTACAGTATCAGAGATCGAGATTAGACCACTCTCCCCTGACTCACCTGTACCTCAATTCATGACCTTATTGCCTCAGAGTACTTTGCCGATAACAGGAATTAGATCATGTTCACCTCAGTCGCTGTGCTCAGAGGACACAGAATGTGAACCTTACCTTGAAGATTTCCTAAATATAGAATATCGACCAGATTCCCCTGATTCAGTTTTATCAGATACTGACAAAAGACCACTTTCTCCAGACTCCTTGCCTGAATGGAGACCCATGTCACCGGATTCTGCCATGCTTTTGAAAGAGATTAGAGGGGATTCTCCACAGTCTAATGGGTCAATAAATGAATGCAGACCCCTATCTTCAGACTCACCTACACCACAGTATTTTCCAGCAGTCTTTGAATCTGTTTCTGTAACAGATTATAGGTCCTCATCCCCTGAATCTGCATTATCAGATGAGGATTTCGAATTAAACATTTTCACTCTAGATTCTTCTCCAGAATCAACAGAATCTATAAATGATGAAAGACCTGACTTTAGATGTTTATCCCCTGATTCTCCAGTATCTCAAtattatacatttcattttgtaCCAACAATTCTAACAGGTTACACATCACTATCGCCTGAATCAGTACTATCAGAAATAGATATGCAGACTGATATATTTGATGGCTTGGTCACTGATCTTAGAAGATCCTCTTGGGAGTCAATTGCATCGATTGATGAAAACAGAGCACTGTCCCCTGATTCACCTTTTCCTGACTTCACACCATCTACACAATCATTTATCATGCCAGATATAGGCTCCTGTCCAACTTCCCCAGAATTGGACTGTGTGGATGATGAAAATACACTTTGTCAAACAGACCTTAATTCAGAACAAAGACCTGACTCTCCCCAGTCTGTAATATCAGAAACTGGGGATATTCCACTGTCCTCTGACTCACCTGTACCTCAGTTCAGTGTGTTTTTCTCTCAGATTACATTGCCAGTACTAGGACGTGGATCTTGTTCACCTCAGTCATTGTGCTCAGGGACTACAGAATATGAACCTTCTTttgaaaacatgtttattagAGGCTCTTCTCCACAGTCAATTGAATCCATGAATGAATGTAGATCTCCCGACTCACCTGTACCACATTACTCAGAATTATTCATTGAACCAAGGCCGATAAAAGGACATGGGTCGTCCTCGCCTGAGTCTATGACATCAGATGTTGGTTATGAGTTAGAGGTCAGTGCTTCAAAATGTCAGTATGGATTTCCTTCAGTGGATTCAGTATCAGAGAATGAATCCACTTCAGGTGAGATTAAATCTCATTTGGCTTATTTTAGGGCATCCTCACCAGACTCTGACACCTTAGTTAATGACTTTAAATTGCTCTCACCTGACTCACCTGTGCCACAGTATTTCCCAGCAGTTTTTGAATCAGTTCCATATAATAGGTCTTTATCAGATTATATATCCCCATCCCCTGAGTCTGAATTGTCAGAGGAGGAACTAAATGTTTTAACCACAGACGCTTCTCCAGAATCTATAATTGAAGGCAGATCTCTCTCCCCTGATTCACCTATACCCATGCCAGATTCTCCAATACCTCAGTATTACTCTTCACACTTTGAACCAACAATGGTAACAGGATACAGGTCAACATCTACTCAGACAATATTATCAGAAATAGAAATGCAGGCAGATGTATTTGATGACTCGCTGATGGATCTCAGAACGTCCTCACCAGAATCAACGACACTGGCAACTGAAAACGGACCACTGTCCCCTGATTCACCTGTTCCTGATTTCACACCATCCACATACACATTTTTCATACCAGAATCAGATTCACTATCAACTTCCTCAGTCTCTTTGGGTGatgaaaatgaattatatcCATCAGACCTTAGTATAGGGCAAAGACCTGACTCTCCTGAATCAGTAATATCAGAAATTGAGCCTAGACCAGTTTCCCCTGACTCAGTAAGTGATTACAGACCAGTGCCACCTCATACAGCAATGCCTGTGGTAGATGCATCTCCAGAATTCTTTACATCATTGGAAGAGTGTAGAACATTACCTCCAGATTTTCTTCAACAGTTTTCTTACATACATAAAATGTCAGAAATAAATGTATGCCGATCGGAGTCCTCTGAGTCCCCTTCATCAGAGACAGACATTGAACTTTGGGTAATTGCATCTCAGGCAACTGAACAAAGACCATCCTCACCTGAATCAATCATGTCCTTGAATGAAAATAGACCATTATCACCAGACTCACCTATTTATGACTTCAAGTCATCAGTGTTTGTAAATGTCACCCCAAAAGCCATATACAGATCATCCTCGCTAGAATCAGTTTCATCTGATGTAGAATTTGACATGGCAAGCTTTGCATCTGAGGAAGTTACATGGACTGAAAACAGACCTTTATCTCCTGCATCACGTGAAATATCTCCTGTGGATCCATGTCATTTAGAAGTAGAACACAATCATACTGATGAGCAAAGCCCGCAATCACTTGGCCAAGAGCTAGCCAGCAATGTGAGATATCTGCCATTACACAAGACTTTCACAATGGTGCCTGAATATAAACTTGTGTACAAAGCTGTTCCCTTAGCATTAATTTCCAATTTGTATGATCCTCAATATAGAGGTGAAACTTTCTGTCCAAAGCCAGGTGTGTTTGAGTATGCTGGATGTAAAAAAGAGACTTTTAAGACTATTTCTAAAATAAAGGCAAATAATGAATGGACTGAGCAACACAATTATgacatttccaacaatgatatATCTTACAGTGAAACATCCTCACCTTTTGATACCAGTTCTCTGGAATCACATGTACAACCAGAGCAAGCATTTTCCActgattctttgttttattatacaaGCCTAAATGCATGTCTAATGGACTCTTCAGATAGGAGAGCCTCTTCACCAGAATCATATACATCTATAAATGAGTACAGGCAACTCTCTCCCGAATCACCAATTCCCAATCACAGAACTTTATTATCATGGGCTGAGTCTTTGGTCGAAAGTCGACCCTCATCCCCTGAAACGATTTTCTCAGTGAATGAATTTCGAAGTCTTTCACCTGATTCACCTATACCTGAATACTTAACACCATCACCAGTTCCAAATGAACATACATCTAAATCTAGCGAGGTACTCATGCAACAAAAATCCATTTTGAGTCCACTGTCCCCTTCAGTGTGTAATGATGAAAGTTCTGATATAGGCTCAGTGTGTCCTGAATCATACTCATCATGGTACCCACTGCCACAATGGATCATGTCTGAAAACAGACCATTATCATCTGTGTCAGATTTTTCAGACACTGATTCTAGATCTTTATCACCTCAAATGTTCTGTTTTGAAACAGAATTGCGAAACCCATCACCCGAAGCTGCAACATCAGACATAGAACTAACTGAAACTATTATTCCAGAATCTTCAGTTTTTGAGACATATTATCAACCTGAATCACCTGAATCAGTGATAATTGAATCTGAAGATGAGTTTTATGAGAATTTGAATGATTTGTCATTTTCTGACATTGATGAGAGTACGAACGATTTAcctgtattaaaaaatgattctgCTTCGCTGAATCTAGTGACATTTGAACCTTGCATGGAACAAATCGAGTTTCCATGTGAAATAGAGGAGCTTCAGTCTGTTTCTGAAATTAGGATCGAGTGTTCATTCGATGACGGACTAAAACCAAACGCATCTCGCGACATAGCATCCGAGCAAAAACAAAAGGACACAGAAAGTGTAACAAAGACAATTACTTACTGTGAAGAACAGGACATAACCACAGCAACAAGTGCATCTGCAAATGAAGAAACTAGCAAAGGCCTCAAAATCCATGAAACAGATGAAAAGAGACACATGGAAAGTCCACAGCAACAAAAAGAAGATCTAGGACATGATTTAAGAAAACTAGCCCCTCAAGATGACAAAGAAAGG GACAATGCCTCAGAGGACATTCATTTAGTGCCTCATGTGAAAGATTTAAGTTTAGAGCCTCAACTAAAGTTAACAGCATCCTTGTTGACCAGTGAAGCATTAAGAGAGCCATATCTAGCCACATGTGTGTCCAATATACCTGAGCACAACAGATCTCAACCCACCTTTGATTTGAAGGCCCACAAATCCACTCCTTCTTCATCACCTGAAGAACCTAAAGCATCAAATGTATTGCAAGAAGTAAATTCTTTTCAGTTTTATCTCAAAGACTCGCACAGAAGAGTTGAACTAAATCAAATTGATTCTTCTGCATTTAGATTGGGTCTTGAATCACGTGATTATAAAAATTTGCCCTCAAGATCTGTGAAGACACCATCAACAGGCACTCAGGTGTCACTTGCTGATCTTAGTCCCATTTCACCTATGTTTAACACATCCTCTTCTAATCAAGGGAATTCTCCAGAGTCCCATGCTACAGGAACTGTTCAGTTTTCCCCagattttaaatgtgttgtttcTAAATTTGAACAGAAATCGCCATCATTAGGTGGTGATAAGCCTAAATTAAGTTTAGCCTTTCCTGGAACTTATCCACTCGTAGCTGCTATGACACCTTGTACTCTGGAAGAGGCTAAGGACCTCAAAGCCTCCGAGATGCCTACAGAATTGACAGGTGACCAGATGCAGTTAGATGCCACTGCAGTTTTAGACATTGAATCTCCACTTTACAGTCTTAATCTTAAAGCCAGGCCAAGGCCTGTTCATGCAGATAGCATTGAGTCAGAGGCTGAGTTTTTTGATTGCAGACAAACATTTTCTGATACATCTGACCCAGATGTCGGGTCATCAGAAGTTTTAGATGTTCCTCAAACAATTTACCATGTTGAGGAACTTCCATCTTTATCAAGCAGCCCTGAATATCTGACAGGCATATCTAAAATTAGAGAGGACGCACAGTTGGAAAAAGATGAGCGGCCCTTATCTTGGGCCAGTGAGGACCTACCTATAATTCTTGAGCCAGAGGATGAATACACTGGTGAGGTTGGCGAGGAGAAGACTTTCCCTTATGATTATACAGGTGATCATTCAATTGCTGAAGAGCTAACTCCAATAGAGGAAGCACAAtatgatgacgatgatgacTCGCTAGGGAGG GAAATAGCTGAAGAACTAGGTTTGCTGTCTGATAGTTCAGAGGAGGAGGTTTTGACCACCAGGGTGGTGCGGCGCAGAGTTGTAATTCAG ggTGACGAGATGCCCGAAATACCTCCACAGACTGTGACAGAAGAGAAATATACTGATGAGTATGGAAACATGGTGGTCAAAAAG ATAACAAGGAAAGTCATCCGTAAGTACGTGTCAGCAGATGGAGTAGAGAGAGAGGAAGTGATGCTGGAGGGTCCGCAGCAGGAAGCAGTTACTGTGGATGAGGCTGACGGTTTCTCTAAAGTTGTGAAGAGGACAGTGGTGCGGAGCGGGGGAGAGCAGACCGAG GTGACCTTCTCTGAACCTTTATCTTACATTGGGGCGACATCTTCTGAGTTCGAGGAAGAGCCTGTCCAAGGTCGGAAGGTCAGCAAGGTCATCAAAACGATGGTAGTGCAAGGTGAACGAATGGAAAAACTAATCGGAGACCCTTCACTCTCATCGGATCTCCCATCAGCCAAAGACGACTTTGAAAAG GCTTTGAGCTATGTAGGAAGCTTTGGAAAAGTGCATCTGCCTCATTTAGTTGAGAGAGAGATGGTGAAAGAGGATGGATCAGTGGTCAGAAG GACCCGGATGCATAAGACGCGCACTCAGAAAAGCACAGTAGTGAAAGATGGCCAAGCCAAACAAACCCACCTAGAACGACTGGAGGACACCCCGGATTCCCTGCGACCCGATGACCTACAGCAGCACCTGCATCAGCTACTTCAACGCTACTGTACCCCAGAGGTGACTGAAGAGCCAAATGTAGAGCAAGATTCAGACGCAGGAGAGCAGGACAAACAATAA